A region from the Takifugu rubripes chromosome 22, fTakRub1.2, whole genome shotgun sequence genome encodes:
- the cyp7a1 gene encoding cytochrome P450 7A1: MILSIALIWAVVVGFCCLLWLAVGIRHRHSSEPPVENGLIPYLGCALQFGANPLQFLRSRQKKYGHIFTCKIAGQYIHFLCDPFSYHSVIRQGRHLDWRKFHFATSVKAFGHDSFDPRHGHTTENLHQTFLKTLQGEALPSLIKTMMGHLQDVMLKSDTLRRSKDHWEVDGIFAFCYKVMFESGYLTLFGKELGEDTCQARQAAQKALVLNALENFKEFDKIFPALVAGLPIHVFKSAYSARENLAKTMHAEKLSKRENVSDLISMRMILNDSLSTFNDVSKARTHVALLWASQANTLPATFWSLFYMIRSPDAIKAAREEAQKVFETFGVKIDPHNPTLNLTRDVLDNMPVLDSIIKEAMRLSSASLNIRVAKEDFLLHLDNQEAYRIRKDDVIALYPPMLHYDPEIFEDPYEYKFDRFLDENNQEKTTFTRNGRKLRYFYMPFGSGVTKCPGRFFAVYEIKQFLTLVLTYFDMELLDPAIQVPPLDQSRAGLGILQPTYDVDFRYKLKLAY, translated from the exons ATGATTCTGAGCATAGCTCTGATCTGGGCAGTGGTGGTGGGATTCTGCTGCCTTCTCTGGCTTGCTGTGGGGATAAGACACAG ACATTCAAGTGAACCTCCAGTTGAGAATGGCTTGATCCCCTATCTGGGTTGTGCTCTTCAATTTGGGGCCAATCCACTTCAGTTCCTTCGTAGCCGACAGAAGAAGTACGGCCATATATTCACCTGCAAAATTGCAGGGCAGTACATCCACTTCCTCTGTGACCCATTCTCGTACCATTCAGTCATCCGACAGGGAAGACACTTGGACTGGAGGAAGTTCCACTTTGCTACATCAGTGAAG GCATTTGGCCACGATAGCTTCGACCCTCGTCATGGCCACACCACAGAGAACCTACACCAAACCTTTCTGAAGACCCTGCAAGGTGAAGCTCTGCCCTCCCTCATAAAAACCATGATGGGCCACCTTCAGGATGTCATGCTGAAATCAGATACACTCAGGCGCAGCAAAGATCATTGGGAAGTGGATGGCATCTTTGCATTCTGTTACAAG GTGATGTTTGAATCTGGCTACCTGACTCTGTTCGGTAAAGAACTGGGTGAAGATACGTGTCAGGCTCGACAGGCAGCACAGAAAGCCTTGGTGCTCAATGCACTGGAGAACTTCAAAGAGTTCGACAAGATCTTTCCTGCTTTGGTGGCTGGTCTGCCAATCCACGTCTTTAAGAGTGCTTACAGTGCCAGAGAG AACCTTGCAAAGACCATGCATGCTGAAAAACTGTCCAAGAGGGAGAATGTCTCTGATCTAATCTCTATGAGAATGATCCTGAATGATTCCTTATCTACATTTAATGACGTGAGCAAAGCCAGGACCCATGTTGCACTCCTGTGGGCTTCACAGGCTAACACCCTACCTGCTACCTTCTGGAGTCTCTTTTATATGATCAG GAGTCCTGATGCTATAAAAGCTGCACGTGAGGAAGCGCAGAAAGTTTTTGAAACCTTTGGTGTAAAGATTGATCCCCATAACCCCACACTGAACCTCACTAGGGATGTTTTGGACAACATGCCTGTTCTAG ATAGCATCATCAAAGAAGCAATGCGTCTTTCCAGTGCCTCTCTGAACATTCGTGTTGCCAAAGAGGACTTCCTACTGCATCTTGACAACCAAGAAGCCTACCGTATTAGAAAAGATGATGTCATTGCCCTCTACCCGCCAATGCTGCACTATGATCCAGAAATCTTTGAGGATCCATAT GAGTATAAATTTGACCGTTTCCTGGATGAAAACAATCAGGAGAAAACCACCTTTACCCGTAATGGACGGAAGCTGCGTTATTTCTACATGCCTTTCGGGTCTGGTGTGACTAAATGCCCAGGCAGATTTTTTGCAGTATATGAGATTAAACAATTCCTCACTTTAGTTCTTACCTATTTTGACATGGAACTATTGGATCCTGCTATTCAAGTCCCACCTCTTGACCAGTCTCGTGCAGGTCTAGGAATCCTCCAGCCAACATATGATGTGGATTTCAGATACAAATTGAAATTAGCCTACTAG